A genomic window from Mesorhizobium sp. 131-2-1 includes:
- a CDS encoding TIGR01244 family sulfur transferase, protein MEYREISDDYSVSGQIQPGDIAAIKEAGFKSVICNRPDNEQPGQPSAESVQAAAEAAGLAFRFIPVISGQITFENVQDQAAALDELEGPVFAYCRSGARCTNLYGLIQQSRG, encoded by the coding sequence ATGGAATACCGAGAGATCAGCGACGACTATTCGGTCTCGGGCCAGATCCAGCCCGGCGACATCGCCGCCATCAAGGAAGCCGGCTTCAAGAGCGTGATCTGCAACAGGCCGGACAACGAACAGCCCGGCCAGCCTTCGGCCGAAAGCGTCCAGGCGGCCGCCGAGGCGGCGGGCCTCGCCTTCCGCTTCATCCCGGTCATCAGCGGCCAGATCACCTTCGAGAATGTCCAGGACCAGGCCGCGGCGCTCGACGAGCTCGAGGGCCCGGTGTTCGCCTACTGCCGCTCCGGCGCGCGCTGCACCAATCTCTATGGGCTGATCCAGCAGTCGAGGGGCTAG
- the aztC gene encoding zinc ABC transporter substrate-binding protein AztC produces the protein MLKSFRAALAMSVITLTAFGASTAFAAPLKVVASFTVIADFAKNVGGDRVNITTIVGPDGDAHVYEPSPADAVAMAGADVVLVNGLHFEGFLQRLVDASATKAAIVTLTNGVAPIDFKPEFADADAAEGAGTGGGKTVTDPHAFQSIANARIYVKNIAEAFCTADSEGCVGYQTNAAAYTKKLDALEGEVKAAIQSIPEEKRVVITSHDAFGYFEHEYGLTFLAPQGISTDSEPSAADVAKLVNQVKQDKAAAIFVENITNPRLIEQIASETGIKVGGTLYSDALSQPDGPASTYIDMMHNNIAQIKGAILGS, from the coding sequence ATGCTGAAATCCTTCCGCGCCGCCTTGGCCATGAGCGTTATAACATTAACGGCCTTTGGCGCCTCGACGGCCTTTGCCGCGCCGCTCAAGGTGGTGGCGAGCTTCACCGTTATCGCGGATTTTGCCAAGAATGTCGGCGGCGACCGGGTCAACATCACCACCATCGTCGGGCCGGATGGCGACGCCCATGTCTACGAGCCGAGCCCGGCCGATGCGGTGGCGATGGCCGGCGCCGACGTGGTGCTGGTCAATGGCCTGCATTTCGAAGGCTTCCTGCAACGCCTGGTCGACGCCAGCGCCACCAAGGCCGCGATCGTCACCTTGACGAACGGCGTCGCCCCGATCGACTTCAAGCCTGAATTCGCCGATGCCGACGCAGCCGAAGGCGCCGGCACCGGCGGCGGCAAGACGGTCACCGACCCGCACGCCTTCCAGTCGATCGCCAACGCCAGGATATATGTGAAGAACATCGCCGAGGCCTTCTGCACGGCTGACAGCGAGGGTTGCGTCGGCTACCAGACCAACGCGGCGGCCTACACGAAGAAACTCGATGCGCTGGAAGGCGAAGTGAAGGCGGCGATCCAGTCGATCCCCGAGGAGAAGCGGGTCGTCATCACCTCGCACGACGCCTTCGGCTATTTCGAGCACGAATATGGGCTGACCTTCCTCGCGCCGCAGGGCATCTCGACCGATTCCGAACCGTCGGCGGCCGACGTCGCCAAGCTGGTCAACCAGGTCAAGCAGGACAAGGCGGCGGCGATCTTCGTGGAAAACATCACCAATCCGCGGCTGATCGAGCAGATCGCCAGCGAGACGGGCATCAAGGTCGGCGGCACGCTCTATTCGGATGCGCTGTCGCAGCCCGACGGTCCGGCCTCGACCTACATCGACATGATGCACAACAACATCGCCCAGATCAAAGGCGCGATCCTCGGCAGCTGA
- the hppD gene encoding 4-hydroxyphenylpyruvate dioxygenase — MGPFPHDAPPARISKANPAGTDGFEFVEFAHPEPAKLAELFARMGYVAVAKHRSKDITVWRQGDINYVVNAEPGSHAMKFVDKHGPCAASMAWRVVDAKHAFEHAVSKGATPYEGPDKALDVPAIVGIGGSLLYFIETYGEKGSAYDAEFEWLGERDPKPEGVGFYYLDHLTHNVYRGNMDKWWDFYRDLFGFKQIHFFDIDGKITGLVSRAITSPCGKIRIPLNESKDETSQIAEYLKKYNGEGIQHIAVGTDAIYEATDRLAANGLKFMPGPPDTYYEMSHDRVNGHDEPIERMKKHGILIDGEGVVDGGMTKILLQIFSKTVIGPIFFEFIQRKGDEGFGEGNFRALFESIEQDQIKRGVIKLDGKAA; from the coding sequence ATGGGCCCCTTCCCGCACGACGCCCCGCCCGCCAGGATCAGCAAGGCGAACCCCGCCGGCACCGACGGTTTCGAATTCGTCGAGTTCGCGCATCCAGAGCCCGCCAAGCTTGCCGAGCTCTTCGCCCGCATGGGCTACGTCGCGGTGGCGAAGCACCGCAGCAAGGACATCACCGTCTGGCGCCAGGGCGACATCAACTACGTCGTCAATGCCGAGCCCGGCTCGCATGCGATGAAGTTCGTCGACAAGCATGGCCCCTGCGCCGCCTCGATGGCGTGGCGCGTGGTCGATGCCAAGCACGCCTTCGAGCATGCCGTTTCGAAGGGCGCCACGCCTTATGAAGGCCCCGACAAGGCGCTCGACGTACCGGCCATCGTCGGCATCGGCGGCTCGCTGCTCTATTTCATCGAGACCTATGGCGAAAAGGGCTCGGCCTATGACGCCGAATTCGAATGGCTGGGCGAGCGCGACCCGAAGCCCGAGGGCGTCGGCTTCTACTACCTCGATCACCTCACCCATAACGTCTATCGCGGCAACATGGACAAGTGGTGGGACTTTTACCGCGACCTGTTCGGCTTCAAGCAGATCCACTTCTTCGACATCGACGGCAAGATCACCGGGCTCGTCAGCCGGGCGATCACCTCGCCCTGCGGCAAGATCCGCATTCCGCTCAACGAGTCCAAGGACGAGACCAGCCAGATCGCCGAATATCTGAAGAAGTACAATGGCGAAGGCATCCAGCACATCGCCGTCGGCACCGACGCCATTTACGAGGCCACCGACAGGCTCGCCGCCAACGGGCTGAAATTCATGCCCGGCCCGCCCGACACCTACTACGAGATGTCGCATGACCGCGTGAACGGCCATGACGAGCCGATCGAGCGGATGAAGAAGCACGGCATCCTCATCGACGGCGAAGGCGTCGTCGACGGCGGCATGACCAAGATCCTGCTGCAGATCTTCTCGAAAACGGTGATCGGGCCGATCTTCTTCGAGTTCATCCAGAGGAAGGGCGACGAAGGTTTTGGCGAGGGCAATTTCCGCGCCCTGTTCGAGTCGATCGAGCAGGACCAGATCAAGCGCGGCGTGATCAAGC
- a CDS encoding Lrp/AsnC family transcriptional regulator yields MDDARLDQFDRKILALLQGDARLTNNDLSERVNLSASQCSRRRQRLEEDGYIKGYRAVLDRDKLGFSLVNVISVTLATHNRDNARRFGELVARLPEVQEAHALTGEMDYILKVVTPDLKSLSEFVNGVLLPHESVQHVKTAIVLETLKETGALPI; encoded by the coding sequence GTGGATGATGCGCGCCTTGATCAATTCGACCGCAAGATACTGGCGCTGCTGCAGGGCGACGCGCGGCTCACCAACAACGACCTCTCGGAGCGGGTGAACCTGTCGGCTTCGCAGTGCTCGCGCCGCCGCCAGCGGCTGGAAGAGGACGGCTACATCAAGGGCTATCGCGCCGTGCTCGACCGCGACAAGCTCGGCTTCTCGCTGGTCAATGTCATCTCGGTGACCTTGGCCACCCACAACCGCGACAACGCCCGCCGCTTCGGCGAGCTGGTGGCGCGGCTGCCCGAAGTGCAGGAGGCGCACGCGCTGACCGGCGAGATGGACTACATACTGAAAGTGGTGACGCCCGATCTCAAATCACTGTCCGAGTTCGTCAACGGCGTGCTCCTGCCGCACGAATCCGTCCAGCACGTGAAGACGGCGATCGTGCTGGAGACGCTGAAGGAGACAGGCGCGCTGCCGATCTAG